A genomic stretch from Sphingomonas sp. HDW15A includes:
- a CDS encoding threonine/serine dehydratase — MVDLSREDVIEAAARIAGAVVRTPLVPASIRGRNLWLKCECLQTGGAFKLRGASNRLLALDAEERARGVVAFSSGNHAQGIAIAAHRLGIRATIVMPADAPALKVEGTRANGAEIIFYDRMTESREAIAAEIAASSGAIVVPSFDDPWIVAGQGTVGLEILEQCAEAGAGEPSVIATPVGGGGLASGIALACPNSRIVGAEPVGWDDMRASIAAGEIIPVGANPPPTLCDALQTPRVSPITFSILDNRDATIVSVSDSDVGKAVRWAWNEHKLVVEPGGAAALAALLSGKADVEEEMVVVLSGGNIDPALHARLVA; from the coding sequence GTGGTCGATTTGAGTCGTGAAGACGTGATCGAAGCAGCGGCGCGCATTGCCGGTGCGGTTGTCCGGACTCCGCTCGTTCCCGCTTCGATTCGAGGGCGAAACCTGTGGCTGAAATGCGAGTGCCTGCAGACCGGCGGCGCGTTCAAGCTGCGCGGCGCTTCGAATCGCCTGCTGGCCCTAGATGCGGAGGAGCGGGCGCGTGGCGTGGTCGCTTTCTCCTCCGGCAATCATGCCCAGGGGATAGCCATCGCTGCCCACCGGCTGGGCATCAGGGCAACGATCGTCATGCCGGCGGACGCGCCGGCGCTGAAGGTCGAGGGCACGCGGGCGAACGGGGCCGAGATTATCTTCTACGACCGCATGACCGAAAGCCGCGAGGCGATTGCCGCAGAAATTGCGGCGAGCAGCGGTGCTATCGTCGTCCCTAGCTTCGACGATCCCTGGATCGTGGCGGGCCAGGGCACGGTGGGTCTCGAAATCCTCGAGCAATGCGCGGAAGCGGGCGCGGGAGAGCCGTCGGTCATTGCCACTCCGGTCGGCGGCGGCGGGCTGGCCTCCGGAATCGCATTGGCCTGCCCGAATTCGCGGATCGTCGGCGCCGAGCCCGTAGGCTGGGACGATATGCGAGCGTCGATCGCCGCTGGCGAAATCATCCCAGTAGGCGCCAATCCGCCGCCGACCTTGTGCGATGCGCTGCAGACGCCGCGCGTATCGCCGATCACCTTTTCCATCCTCGACAATCGGGACGCGACAATCGTCAGCGTCAGCGATTCCGATGTCGGCAAGGCCGTGCGCTGGGCCTGGAACGAACACAAGTTGGTCGTCGAGCCGGGTGGAGCGGCCGCGCTTGCGGCGCTGCTCAGCGGCAAGGCGGATGTCGAAGAAGAGATGGTCGTGGTGCTGTCAGGCGGGAACATTGACCCGGCGCTTCACGCGCGATTGGTCGCTTAA
- a CDS encoding NAD(P)H-hydrate dehydratase, whose product MNRPILDAGKMRAAEARAIAAGTPVETLMERAGTALAEAVFQYAGIRPALFLCGPGNNGGDGYVAARHLAAKGVGVRIAAFADPATDAAKWARAQWSGPVEDFADCAPAPLLVDCLFGTGLTRGLADNVADRLSKLAEATRVRIACDLPSGVSTDDGEILSDIPNFDLTVTFGALKPAHRLMPAMKAMGRLVLADIGIEAVGDWFEIGKPDLPEVAANAHKYSRGLVHCLAGEMAGAIGLTATAAARAGAGYVRLSTSSPIAGLSMCIVQTGTGTLSDPRIGCIAVGPGMGDLPQILTLALTSHAPKVIDADAIRHVGDPERLNGHDAILTPHEGEFEALFGTMKGSKPERALAAAKACDNVVVFKGPDTVVAAPDGRVGFAPAAPAWLASAGTGDVLTGIIAAFRARGMPSFEAACAGVWIHGRAAEAAGPAMIADDLVAALRQVLA is encoded by the coding sequence ATGAACCGACCGATCCTCGACGCCGGGAAGATGCGCGCAGCGGAGGCGAGGGCGATCGCGGCGGGGACACCGGTCGAGACGCTGATGGAGCGGGCCGGGACGGCCTTGGCCGAGGCGGTGTTTCAATATGCCGGGATCAGGCCCGCGCTGTTCCTTTGCGGCCCGGGCAACAATGGCGGCGACGGCTACGTCGCGGCGCGGCACTTGGCGGCGAAGGGCGTCGGCGTGCGTATTGCGGCGTTTGCCGATCCGGCAACGGATGCGGCGAAGTGGGCGCGGGCCCAATGGTCCGGACCAGTGGAGGACTTCGCTGACTGCGCGCCGGCGCCGTTGCTCGTCGACTGCCTGTTCGGAACGGGCCTGACACGCGGGCTTGCCGACAATGTTGCGGATCGGCTGAGCAAGCTCGCCGAAGCCACTCGGGTACGCATTGCCTGCGACCTTCCGAGCGGGGTCTCCACCGACGACGGGGAGATACTCTCCGACATCCCGAATTTTGACCTGACGGTGACTTTCGGTGCACTCAAGCCGGCGCACCGCCTCATGCCTGCGATGAAGGCGATGGGTCGGCTCGTGCTCGCCGATATCGGCATAGAAGCGGTTGGCGACTGGTTCGAGATCGGCAAGCCCGATCTGCCGGAAGTGGCGGCCAACGCCCACAAATATTCACGTGGCCTGGTCCATTGTCTCGCGGGCGAGATGGCTGGCGCGATCGGTCTGACCGCTACTGCCGCGGCGAGGGCAGGGGCAGGTTATGTCCGGCTTTCCACCTCTTCGCCTATTGCCGGACTATCGATGTGCATCGTCCAAACCGGTACGGGGACGCTCAGCGACCCGCGGATCGGCTGCATCGCCGTCGGGCCGGGAATGGGCGATCTGCCGCAGATCCTGACCCTCGCGCTGACAAGCCACGCGCCCAAGGTGATCGACGCGGATGCCATTCGTCATGTCGGCGATCCGGAGCGGCTAAACGGCCACGATGCAATCCTGACGCCACACGAAGGCGAGTTCGAGGCGCTGTTCGGCACGATGAAGGGCAGCAAGCCGGAACGCGCGCTTGCCGCCGCCAAAGCTTGCGACAATGTGGTCGTCTTCAAGGGTCCCGATACGGTCGTTGCCGCGCCGGACGGACGCGTCGGCTTCGCTCCGGCAGCGCCGGCATGGCTTGCTTCGGCGGGCACCGGCGACGTCCTTACGGGGATAATTGCCGCCTTCCGAGCGCGGGGAATGCCCTCCTTCGAGGCCGCCTGCGCCGGTGTATGGATCCACGGTCGCGCGGCGGAAGCGGCGGGCCCCGCGATGATCGCGGACGATCTGGTCGCGGCGCTTCGGCAAGTACTCGCTTGA
- a CDS encoding 4-(cytidine 5'-diphospho)-2-C-methyl-D-erythritol kinase, whose amino-acid sequence MRLSEPAPAKLNLALHVRGRRPDGRHELETLFAFCTDGDLLHVEPAAGISLNVNGPFAGALAGERDNLVVRAAEALAAKAGVAGGAALTLDKKLPVASGIGGGSADAAAALRLLTRLWSIDPNHAQAVAPALGADVPACLLSMTVRGSGAGDELRPIEDSTVSGSPVLLVNPLVPVSTGAVFARWDGIDRGPLDDWRTGRNDLETPARKIAPAIGDVLKWLAGQAGANLVRMSGSGATCFALFVSEEKRDHAAVSVPSDWWHLASFLR is encoded by the coding sequence ATGCGGCTTTCCGAGCCGGCACCGGCCAAGCTCAATCTCGCACTTCATGTGCGCGGACGCCGGCCCGATGGAAGGCATGAGCTTGAGACCCTGTTCGCCTTCTGCACGGACGGCGACCTTCTTCACGTTGAGCCTGCCGCCGGGATTTCACTGAATGTGAACGGCCCCTTCGCCGGAGCGCTCGCGGGTGAGCGCGACAATCTCGTCGTCCGCGCTGCCGAAGCGTTGGCCGCGAAGGCTGGCGTGGCCGGAGGCGCTGCGCTGACCCTCGACAAGAAGTTGCCCGTGGCTAGCGGGATTGGCGGAGGCTCGGCAGATGCGGCCGCTGCGCTCCGGCTGCTCACTCGCCTTTGGAGCATCGACCCGAATCATGCGCAGGCGGTGGCACCCGCGCTTGGCGCCGACGTTCCTGCCTGCCTGCTGAGCATGACCGTGCGAGGCAGCGGGGCAGGCGACGAGCTCCGGCCGATCGAGGATTCGACGGTTTCCGGATCGCCGGTCCTGCTGGTGAATCCGCTCGTACCGGTGTCGACAGGGGCGGTGTTCGCTCGCTGGGACGGCATCGATCGGGGACCGCTGGACGACTGGAGGACGGGCCGGAACGATCTCGAAACGCCGGCCCGTAAAATCGCGCCCGCGATCGGCGACGTGCTCAAATGGCTCGCCGGGCAAGCCGGAGCCAACTTGGTGAGAATGTCCGGAAGCGGAGCGACCTGCTTCGCTCTCTTCGTCTCGGAGGAGAAGCGGGACCACGCCGCCGTTTCCGTTCCGTCCGACTGGTGGCATCTCGCGAGCTTCCTGCGCTAA
- a CDS encoding type III PLP-dependent enzyme, giving the protein MHKHDSALGLATALRPVQPVTLLRPHAATRAARFFAEKFPGRSLYAVKANPSPELLQVLWNAGITHYDVASLGEVRLVAETLPGATLCFMHPVKAEEAIAEAYFTHGVRTFSLDTLEELEKIVRATTAEDASVATDLNLLVRLRVSSDHSKLSLAAKFGAEPNEVKTLLMAARQASDALGICFHVGSQAMSPAAYAEAMSRVRDAIVEAAVTVDIVDVGGGFPSWYPGMEPPPLSAYFEVIHRSFEDLPISYSAELWCEPGRALCAEYASVLVRVEKRRGDELYINDGAYGALFDAAHIGWRYPVRLVRAEDSDVKPMGFSFYGPTCDDLDRMAGPFELPADIASGDYIEIGMLGAYGCAMRTGFNGFGVEDRVIVDDEPMASLYVDEERVSRSNVVKL; this is encoded by the coding sequence TTGCACAAGCACGATAGCGCGCTGGGGCTAGCGACAGCCCTCCGACCGGTTCAGCCGGTTACGCTCCTCCGTCCGCATGCCGCAACGCGTGCTGCCCGCTTCTTTGCCGAGAAGTTTCCGGGCCGGTCGCTCTATGCGGTCAAGGCCAATCCCTCGCCGGAGCTTCTCCAGGTTCTGTGGAACGCGGGCATCACCCATTACGACGTCGCTTCGCTTGGCGAAGTGCGGCTGGTCGCGGAAACGCTGCCAGGTGCGACCTTGTGCTTCATGCACCCGGTCAAGGCCGAGGAAGCGATTGCTGAGGCCTATTTCACGCACGGCGTGCGCACCTTCAGCCTCGATACGTTGGAAGAGCTTGAGAAGATCGTCCGCGCGACGACCGCCGAAGATGCCAGCGTCGCTACCGATCTCAACTTGCTGGTCCGACTGCGCGTAAGCTCCGATCATTCGAAGCTCAGCCTGGCGGCCAAGTTCGGCGCAGAGCCGAACGAAGTGAAGACGCTGCTGATGGCCGCCCGCCAGGCGTCCGACGCGCTCGGTATCTGCTTCCATGTCGGCAGCCAGGCGATGAGCCCGGCGGCCTATGCAGAAGCCATGAGCCGGGTCCGCGACGCGATCGTCGAAGCGGCCGTGACGGTCGACATCGTCGACGTCGGCGGTGGTTTCCCGTCCTGGTACCCCGGCATGGAGCCACCGCCCCTCTCCGCCTATTTCGAAGTCATCCACCGATCCTTCGAGGATCTACCGATCAGCTATTCGGCGGAGCTGTGGTGCGAGCCTGGCCGCGCTCTGTGCGCCGAATATGCCAGCGTCCTGGTGCGCGTGGAAAAGCGCCGCGGCGACGAGTTGTACATCAACGACGGTGCCTATGGCGCGCTGTTCGATGCCGCGCATATCGGCTGGCGCTACCCCGTCCGGCTGGTCCGGGCGGAGGACAGCGACGTCAAGCCGATGGGCTTCAGCTTCTACGGACCGACGTGCGACGACCTGGATCGCATGGCCGGACCGTTCGAACTGCCTGCCGACATCGCCTCCGGCGATTACATCGAAATCGGCATGCTCGGCGCCTATGGCTGCGCCATGCGCACCGGCTTCAACGGCTTCGGGGTCGAGGACCGGGTGATCGTCGATGACGAGCCGATGGCCTCGCTCTATGTCGACGAGGAACGCGTTTCGCGCTCGAACGTCGTTAAGCTGTAG
- a CDS encoding MAPEG family protein: protein MEYSPILAPVIALVAWTLVVMLWMLVSRMAEFRRLGVSFGNIPAGSRGADLEGRANPSAQWKSHNYNHLMEQPTIFYAIAITLALMGMGGGLNYWLAWGYVGFRVLHSLVQCTVNIVAYRFTLFTLATLCLMALTLHAGLRVLHDCGLLDF from the coding sequence ATGGAATATAGTCCCATCCTGGCGCCGGTCATCGCGCTGGTGGCGTGGACGCTGGTCGTCATGCTGTGGATGCTGGTGAGCCGGATGGCAGAATTCCGCCGGCTCGGCGTTTCGTTCGGCAACATTCCAGCGGGATCGCGCGGAGCGGACCTGGAAGGCCGGGCGAACCCGAGCGCCCAATGGAAGTCGCACAACTACAACCATTTGATGGAACAGCCGACCATCTTCTACGCCATTGCGATCACGTTGGCGTTGATGGGGATGGGCGGCGGCCTCAACTACTGGCTCGCCTGGGGCTATGTCGGCTTCCGCGTGCTCCACAGCTTGGTGCAGTGCACGGTCAACATCGTCGCCTATCGCTTCACGCTGTTCACCCTGGCGACCTTGTGCCTGATGGCGCTGACCCTGCACGCTGGTTTGCGCGTGCTTCACGATTGCGGGCTGCTCGATTTCTGA
- a CDS encoding class I SAM-dependent RNA methyltransferase gives MSEPIVRIAARGDGVTPSGRHVAFAVPGDLVTEDGVVHPGPGHQKPPCRHFPQCGGCQLQHLTDDAYADYCQSRIGGALAQHGLETDVRPALLSPPRARRRASLRALKAGGKVLIGFNAGSSNQIVDMRECHVLRPELFALLDPLRVLLAAMLPARRTGEVHLTLADQGVDLMLKSVSVEGLDAIEALTAFCDANSLARLSIDEGYGAEPRFEPRPVTITLGATAVALPIGAFLQATREGEGALAQSVIEAVGDPIRPLDLFAGLGTFALNLPGRVMAAEASRDAVLSLKRAAPQIDAQHRDLYRRPFDEAELAEFDAVVLDPPRAGAEEQVKALAGSAVPRIAYVSCNPATFARDSRILADGGYRLSWVQPVGQFLWSTHVELAACFTRESGSGSGAIG, from the coding sequence TTGAGCGAGCCGATCGTCAGGATCGCCGCACGCGGCGATGGAGTCACGCCGAGCGGGCGCCACGTCGCGTTCGCCGTGCCCGGCGACCTGGTCACTGAAGACGGCGTCGTTCATCCGGGCCCCGGTCACCAAAAGCCACCCTGTCGCCACTTTCCCCAATGCGGCGGCTGCCAGCTCCAGCATCTCACTGACGATGCCTATGCCGATTACTGCCAGAGCCGGATTGGGGGAGCCCTCGCCCAGCACGGCCTGGAAACCGATGTTCGGCCCGCACTTTTGTCGCCCCCGCGCGCTCGGCGCCGCGCCAGCCTGCGCGCGCTAAAAGCCGGCGGAAAGGTGCTGATCGGTTTCAACGCGGGTTCGAGCAATCAAATCGTCGACATGCGGGAATGCCATGTGTTGCGGCCCGAGCTATTCGCGCTTCTCGACCCGCTCCGCGTGCTTCTCGCGGCGATGCTTCCGGCCAGGCGCACCGGCGAGGTTCATTTGACACTTGCTGACCAGGGCGTCGACCTGATGCTCAAGAGCGTCTCGGTTGAAGGCCTCGATGCCATCGAGGCTCTGACCGCTTTTTGCGACGCCAATAGTCTCGCCCGCTTGAGCATCGACGAAGGTTATGGCGCCGAGCCGCGCTTCGAGCCGCGCCCGGTCACGATAACATTGGGCGCCACTGCCGTTGCGCTTCCTATCGGCGCCTTTCTCCAGGCGACGCGAGAAGGCGAGGGGGCGCTGGCCCAATCCGTCATCGAAGCGGTTGGCGATCCCATTCGTCCGCTCGACCTCTTCGCCGGTCTTGGCACCTTTGCCCTGAACTTGCCTGGACGGGTCATGGCCGCGGAGGCATCACGCGATGCCGTCCTCTCCCTGAAGCGTGCTGCCCCGCAGATCGACGCCCAGCACCGCGATCTTTACCGAAGGCCGTTCGACGAAGCGGAGCTGGCCGAATTCGACGCCGTGGTTCTCGATCCGCCTCGTGCGGGGGCGGAAGAGCAGGTGAAGGCGCTAGCGGGCTCTGCCGTACCACGTATCGCCTACGTCAGTTGCAATCCGGCGACCTTCGCACGCGACTCGCGCATCCTCGCCGACGGCGGCTATCGCTTGTCATGGGTTCAGCCGGTCGGCCAATTCCTGTGGTCGACCCATGTCGAGCTGGCGGCCTGCTTCACCCGCGAGAGCGGATCAGGATCAGGAGCGATCGGCTAA
- a CDS encoding tetratricopeptide repeat protein, with product MLAALILPLAMPATASNPAEAERLSTYLAARAADTMGDPATASKLFAALVRDLPADERLRQRAIVGAIEAGDMRLALELGNGVPFDRAPLELRMLTIADLLVRNRQSDALAHLRNGGGTIDSSFLLPFVEAWARADAKDGNAVQSLDSVNPQSALARQVNEHRALIHLKLRQPADALPLAEKALEEAGGRADRLRLAFADGFRAAGDMATAAKMVDAKGAAMSSAQARLRSGKPLGEAIDSSSKAFGELLLGLAIALNRLDDKSIAVSLAQVARHANPENDAAVLLLGLLLDEAGRSDDAVAALRTIDEGSSFANQAEDAEVRILLDNGREKEALARAHRTASIAPSADAFSRLGAVFSRLERQPESAQAYAQAIALAQSRETSDELWALQLYRASALEESGNWPEAKAIMQSALASSPENSLLLNFLGYGMLERGEDIEAAEAMVRKASALKPDDASITDSLGWAQFKRGKVDEAIETLNRAAASDPGQGEIREHLGDALYTAGRRIEARFAWRAALATTEEAAAKARIESKIERGLDKANAAP from the coding sequence GTGCTGGCAGCCCTGATCCTGCCGCTGGCAATGCCCGCGACGGCGAGCAATCCCGCAGAGGCGGAGCGCCTTTCGACCTATCTCGCGGCGCGTGCGGCCGACACGATGGGCGATCCAGCGACCGCATCCAAGTTGTTCGCCGCGCTGGTACGGGATCTTCCGGCCGACGAACGCCTCCGGCAACGCGCGATTGTCGGGGCCATCGAAGCCGGCGACATGCGACTTGCGCTCGAGCTCGGCAACGGCGTGCCGTTCGACCGTGCGCCGCTCGAGCTTCGAATGCTCACCATCGCGGACCTGCTTGTTCGCAACCGCCAGAGCGACGCGCTCGCGCACTTGCGAAACGGCGGCGGCACGATCGATTCGTCATTCCTTCTGCCATTCGTCGAGGCCTGGGCGCGGGCGGATGCCAAGGACGGAAACGCGGTCCAGAGTCTCGACAGCGTGAACCCGCAAAGCGCGCTTGCGCGGCAGGTGAACGAGCATAGGGCACTCATTCATTTGAAACTCCGGCAGCCTGCTGATGCGCTGCCGCTTGCAGAAAAGGCGCTTGAGGAGGCAGGCGGACGCGCCGACCGCCTGCGCCTTGCCTTCGCCGACGGGTTCCGCGCGGCAGGCGACATGGCCACTGCCGCCAAGATGGTCGACGCCAAGGGCGCTGCAATGAGCAGCGCGCAGGCAAGGCTGAGGTCCGGAAAGCCTCTCGGTGAAGCGATAGACAGCAGCTCGAAAGCCTTTGGGGAGCTTTTGCTCGGCCTGGCGATCGCGCTCAATCGGCTCGACGACAAGTCGATTGCGGTCTCGCTTGCGCAGGTCGCCCGGCATGCCAATCCGGAGAATGATGCGGCAGTCCTCCTGCTCGGGCTTCTACTCGACGAGGCGGGCCGAAGCGACGATGCCGTCGCGGCCCTGAGGACGATCGACGAAGGCTCGAGCTTCGCCAACCAGGCGGAAGATGCCGAGGTTCGTATCCTGCTCGACAATGGCCGCGAGAAGGAGGCACTTGCGCGGGCGCATCGCACCGCTTCGATCGCGCCCAGCGCCGATGCCTTTTCGCGCCTCGGAGCGGTCTTCAGCCGCCTCGAACGCCAACCGGAATCCGCCCAGGCCTACGCCCAGGCGATCGCACTCGCCCAGAGCCGCGAGACCTCCGACGAATTGTGGGCCCTGCAACTTTATCGTGCTAGCGCGCTTGAGGAATCGGGCAACTGGCCGGAAGCCAAGGCAATCATGCAGTCCGCCTTGGCATCGTCGCCGGAGAATTCGCTGCTGCTCAACTTCCTTGGCTACGGGATGCTGGAGCGAGGCGAGGACATCGAGGCCGCAGAGGCGATGGTCCGCAAGGCAAGCGCGTTGAAGCCGGATGACGCCTCGATCACGGATTCGCTCGGCTGGGCGCAATTCAAGCGCGGCAAGGTCGACGAGGCGATCGAGACCTTGAACCGGGCCGCCGCATCCGACCCCGGCCAGGGCGAAATTCGCGAGCATCTCGGCGATGCGCTCTACACGGCCGGTCGCCGGATCGAGGCGCGCTTTGCATGGCGCGCGGCCCTCGCCACTACCGAAGAGGCTGCTGCCAAGGCCCGCATAGAATCGAAGATCGAACGCGGCCTCGACAAAGCCAACGCCGCGCCCTGA
- a CDS encoding alpha/beta hydrolase, with the protein MPEVIFPGPEGRLEGRFTPGPRPRAPVAMILHSHPQAGGTMNNKIVQLLHKDFVRRGFATLRFNFRGVGRSQGTFDNGIGELSDAASALDWVQQIHPEAEQTWIAGVSFGAWIGMQLLMRRPEIKGFISIAPPANMYDFSFLAPCPSSGIIIQGEADEVVTPSAVQKLVDKLRTQRHITIHHDVIPGANHFFAEELPQLMKSVDDYLDMRLGQDFSGR; encoded by the coding sequence ATGCCTGAAGTGATTTTCCCCGGACCCGAAGGCCGTTTGGAAGGCCGATTCACCCCGGGGCCGCGCCCTCGCGCGCCGGTTGCGATGATCCTTCACAGCCACCCGCAAGCCGGCGGGACGATGAACAACAAGATCGTCCAGCTGCTTCACAAGGACTTCGTTCGGCGCGGATTCGCCACCCTTCGCTTCAACTTCCGCGGAGTCGGTCGAAGCCAGGGTACGTTCGACAACGGGATCGGCGAGCTTTCGGATGCCGCCAGCGCTCTGGACTGGGTGCAGCAAATCCATCCTGAAGCCGAACAGACCTGGATTGCCGGCGTCAGTTTCGGCGCATGGATCGGCATGCAGCTTCTCATGCGCCGCCCGGAGATCAAGGGTTTCATCTCCATCGCACCGCCCGCGAACATGTACGATTTCAGCTTCCTGGCACCCTGCCCCTCCAGCGGCATCATCATCCAGGGCGAGGCGGACGAGGTTGTGACGCCGAGCGCGGTCCAAAAGCTGGTCGATAAGCTTCGCACCCAGCGGCACATCACGATCCATCACGACGTGATCCCGGGCGCGAACCACTTCTTCGCCGAAGAGCTTCCGCAGCTGATGAAGAGCGTCGACGATTATCTCGACATGCGTCTCGGCCAGGACTTTTCCGGGCGTTAG
- a CDS encoding deoxyhypusine synthase has translation MTTDTLNKVQDESLINDTRKKELLSTEIEHIDITSFDARPIVEAMGKMSFTSRDTARAAGLYNMMLSDPDCSVILVIAGSTSAGGCMDLYTELVKNNMVDAIVATGATIVDMDFFEALGHKHYQALEIPDDDTLRSLYIDRIYDTYIDEVALQDCDHTIGEIADSLEPRAYSSREFIKEMGKWLAAGNAKKANSLVQTAYENDVPIFCPAFVDSSAGFGLVKHQVDAMKRGGHYMVLDAIADFRELTNIKIKAGTTGLLMIGGGVPKNFTQDTVVCAEILGHDDVEVHKYAVQITVADVRDGACSSSTLQEAASWGKVSTALEQMVFAEATSVLPLIASDAYHRGAWKNREKRRFAKLFD, from the coding sequence ATGACCACCGACACGCTCAACAAGGTGCAGGACGAAAGCCTGATCAACGACACGCGCAAGAAAGAGCTGCTGTCGACCGAGATCGAGCATATCGACATCACCTCGTTCGACGCGCGTCCGATCGTCGAGGCGATGGGCAAGATGAGCTTCACCAGCCGCGACACCGCGCGCGCGGCCGGGCTCTACAACATGATGCTGTCGGACCCCGACTGCTCGGTCATCCTCGTCATCGCCGGATCGACCTCCGCCGGCGGCTGCATGGATCTCTATACCGAGCTGGTGAAGAACAACATGGTCGACGCCATCGTCGCCACCGGCGCGACCATCGTCGACATGGATTTCTTCGAGGCGCTTGGTCACAAGCACTACCAGGCGCTTGAAATTCCCGACGACGACACGCTTCGCTCGCTCTACATCGACCGCATCTACGACACCTACATCGACGAGGTCGCGCTCCAGGATTGCGACCACACGATCGGCGAGATTGCCGACAGCCTCGAGCCGCGCGCCTATTCCAGCCGCGAGTTCATCAAGGAAATGGGCAAGTGGCTGGCCGCCGGCAACGCCAAGAAGGCGAACAGCCTCGTCCAGACCGCATACGAGAATGACGTGCCGATTTTCTGCCCCGCCTTTGTCGACAGCTCGGCGGGCTTCGGACTGGTCAAGCACCAGGTCGACGCCATGAAGCGCGGCGGCCATTACATGGTGCTGGACGCGATCGCCGACTTCCGCGAGCTCACCAACATCAAGATCAAGGCTGGCACAACGGGCCTGCTGATGATCGGTGGCGGCGTACCGAAGAACTTCACCCAGGATACCGTCGTCTGTGCGGAGATCCTCGGTCACGACGATGTCGAAGTTCACAAATATGCGGTGCAGATCACCGTTGCCGACGTCCGCGACGGCGCTTGCTCCTCCTCAACGCTTCAGGAAGCGGCATCGTGGGGCAAGGTTTCGACGGCTTTGGAGCAGATGGTTTTCGCGGAAGCGACGTCAGTGCTCCCGCTGATCGCCAGTGACGCCTATCATCGCGGCGCTTGGAAGAACCGCGAGAAGCGTCGCTTCGCCAAGCTCTTCGATTAG